CAGACTACCTAGCGCAACTGGAGTCACTGTGCGGTAGACTCCTCGATTCAGGGTACTTCGACGAGAAGTTCAATCGTGGTGGTGGGCGGGAGAAGGCTATCGCCCGAATGGTGACGGTGATCCTGGCCGGTCGCGACCTGGGACTCAGCGTTATGTCCTCCTTGCAGGATATGTACGTGGTGAAGGACACCCCAGCGATGCTGACCCGAAGGAAGATAGCCCAGGTGCACAAGAACGCGCCCGGGGTTATCAAGATTATCCAGTTGGAGTCTGACGCCACCCACGCCAAGTACCGTGTCGAGCGTTGGGACGTCATTAACCCCCCCGCCTTCGTGGAGAAGACGTACACCATTGAAGACGCCAAGCGACAGGGCTTGACTAAGAACCCTCGGTGGCAGGTAGATCCGCAAGGGATGTGCTGCAAGCGGGCCATTAGCCTGTGCCTGGACGAACTGTGCCCGGACAAGTACGGCGAGGGGCACGTCTACACACTCGAGGAACTCAACGTCGTGTTAGACGACAACGACGTGCCTGTCATCGGCGAAGACGGCGAGGTACAGACTCACGGCGACGTCCTTCTCAGGGAGGAGGTGCAGGAGGGGGAGTTCGAGAAGGTCGAAACGCAGGAGGCCAACGCGGATGGCCCCGCGTCCCCGGAGCACCTCTCCAGTTTCAAGAAAGCGGTGCGCGCCTTCTGCGAACAGAGCGGGGTCGTCGCCGCCGATGTGAACGCTTTCCTCAACGCCAGGCTCGCCGATATGGGCCTGTCCTCTTCCTCAGAGGCCACGGCGTTACAGTTGGACGTCCTGTATGATCAACTAGCTCGCGAGTACTCATAGGGAGGCCCGCCCTAATGACGGCTGCTGAGGTAAAGGCCAACGTTGTCCTTTCGGACTGGGTGGGCCAGACGGTCAGACTACGGGGCAGTAGCGCGGGCTGGAAGTTCGGTCTTTGCCCGTTCCACGACGACCACCACCCCTCGTTCGCTGTGCACGACGGCGAGGGGAGGTGGCGTTGCTGGGTCTGTGGCATTAGCGGTGACATCTTCGACTGGCTTCAGCGCACGGAGGGGCTGACGTTTGGCGAGGCTCTCCGCCGCGTCTGCGACGCCCAGGGTATCACCTACAAGGTTGACCGCAAGGAGGAGCAGCGGCGCGAGGAGCGGCGGGCGGTCTGCGAGACGCTCCAGAGCGCCATAACGTACTTCGAGACTTGCCTGACGGACGACCACCGCGCCATCCTGAGGGAACGGTACAACCTCTCGGACGAGACTATCTCCGCTTTCCACCTAGGCTTCGCGCACCCGGGCTTCACCGAGGCGATGGCTAAGGTGGGGCTTGATAAACTGGCCCTGCGGCGGTGCGGCCTGCTGAACGCAAACGGTCGCTTCACGCTCGAAGGGCGCATTATCGTGCCGTACTTCTGGCACAAGCAGCCCGTCTACCTGTCGGGGCGGCGCTTGTTCGACGACGAGGCGGACCCCAGGTTCAAGTACCTACACCTCCCCCTGAGCGACCGTGACCCTGATGTCTCCCCCTTCATTCGTAAGGTTCTCTTCAACGTGGACCGACTGCCCCGGGCCCAGAAGGTCTACGTAGTGGAGGGTGTCTTCGACGCGATGGCCTTGCAGCAGAGGGCGTGGCTACTCGGCAGCCGAGTGGCCGTGGTGTCGCCCTCGGGCAGCCGCCTGGGTGACCAGCAGGCCGCCCTCCTCCGCAGTTACGCACCGAAGGCCGAGATTGTTATCGTGCCGGACGGCGACCAGGCGGGCCTGGAAGGGGCTATGGACACGGTGGCTACGCTGTTCGAGACGGCGGCCTTCCCGCTCGTCTGGATACTGCCGGTGGGGAAGGACCCCGCGTCACTGGGGGATGCGGTGCTCGACCTCCCCCCGCCGGTTACCCCTGCTCACGCTCTGCTGAGGTTGCTGGGGTCTCCGTCTCCGCAAGAGGCGGAGGAACTGTTCGTGACGAAGGCGGTACCCTTACTAACCCGCTATCCTAAGACGCAACAGGACGAGGCGATAGACGTTGTGGCGGCGGGCTGGGGGATGCACGTCCAGACGCTGCGGAACGCCCTGCGTATGCACGAGCGGGCGGGCGTAGACGGCATTGACCGCTCCCCTGCCGGTTCTATCATCCTGGAGTTCTTCGAGCCGCTGGCCTACCGGCAGACGGAGTGCAGCACCTCCATTGTCCTCTGGTCCCGCCGCAGGGAGACCCCTGTCCACGTAGACCTTCAGAGTATGCGGGCGGCCTACGGGGCCCTGGCTCCCCACGTGGGAGACCTGGAGAGGATTCTCCGCGAACGACTGCCGGACGTTGACGCCAAGGACCGGCACGCTGGCCTGGTCAATGCGATGTATCAGATGAGCAGGCGGCTGCCTCGCTGGGAGGATATGCAGGTGATGAGGTCGGGACTGCACCTGGCGTCGGACGGCTCCCTGATTATCGTTGGGCAGGATCAGATACTTATCAAGCAGCCTGACGCCCCCTGGCGGGCTGCGGATGGGTGCGTCCACGGGGACAAGTTGATGATGCGGGACTTCTCCGAGAGGCGCCCGTGGTTCGAGTTTTCGGTCGCCGACGCTAACCGGCCCCTGGTCATTCCTCCTGAGGATGCCTACGAGTTGCTGTTGGCCGCACTGCGAAAGGGCTGGGGGTGGGTGGCCGAGGACGACGCGGAACTGTGGGCGCTCAACTGCTTCGCGTTAACCTGGAGCACCCTGTGGGACGTGATGCCTTGGCACCACATTACCGCGCCCGCCAGCAGCGGAAAGTCTACCCTATGCGAGGGGTTCCTGGGCGGTCGGGGCTTGTTCAGTTCAATGGGCGGCCCGTTCATCGTCACGGCAGCGGCTGAGGAGGACCCGACGGAAGCGGCGGTGCGCGCTAAGTACAGCGACACTATGCGCGTGCTGATTATGGACGAGTTCGAGGAGACAGAGAAGAACGTCCAGCGCCTCCTCCGTATGATGAGGACCAGCAGGACGGGCGGGGGCAGCATTAGAGGTACGCAGGAAGGCGGCTTCCGTGAGTCGTTCCTCAACAATCCACTGATCCTGTCCAGCATCGGAGCGGTGGCGAGTGACGCGGACGCCTCGCGGCTGACTGTAACCCGCCTGGCTCATCAACGGGGGTTCCCCTCCCCTCCCGTAACGGTGCGAGAGTTCTGGGAGAAGCGTCAGATTGACCCTCGCGAGGTGCGCCGGAGCATCCTGTTCGGGTTTGCCGACAGAGCGCCGGAGATCAAGGCCTTCTATCGGGAGTTGGCGACGCAGGTGCTCCCTGGTGAGGAGTTGAGTTCGCCTCGTGGCAAGGAGAACCTGCTGCCCCCCATTGTGTGTGCGCACTTTCTGGGTCTTGACTGGCGCGAGGTCAGCCGCCGCCTGTTCCACGCGCACACCGCCGACCAGCAGGACATAGACGTGGGTTCGCGGGAGGCGGCGTTTGAGGACAACCTGCTCAACCGTAGTTTCGCCTTCGTTGGCTCTGACGGGAGGGTCTCGCCAACGACGGTCTGGGACCTGCGCGGGGCTAAGCCCGAGGATACTGTTCCGTACGGCTTCTGGTGGCACAGGAAGTTCCCGCATACCCTCTATTGCTATGGGGTGAACCTGGTTACCCGGGGTCCCCTCTCCGGCCTCTACGAGCCTCAGATTCGCACTCTCAACGCGATTATGCGCGAGTGCCCCCACTTTGTGCGAATGGAGATTACTTCCAGGGCGGGCGGTCCAGGAACCCGCTGGTGTGTCTTCGACTTCGCAGACCTCGCTGCCGAGTACGATTCCCTACCGTAAGGGGTATTGACAGGCTTCCCGAATAGGTGTATATTGAAGGTAGGAGGTGACGACGATGGACGTGCTGGGAGAACTCAGCGAGTTGGAGAATCACCTTGCCGAGGCGATTCTCCTGCTGGCCCGGATTCGCCGGGAGGTGCGCAGTCTGGTTATAACCGACGGAGTGGAGTATCCGGCGGGCTATGGGAAGGCAGTGGTGGATATGGTGGTGGAGATTCTCGACAAGGATAAGGAGGTGTGACCTCGGGGCCGACGGTACACACAACTGGGCCGTCGTCTGGTGCCGCCAACGTCGGCCCCGCCATTATCCCGCCAAGTGTCAGATCAGAAAGGAGACGGAGATGGAGTACTTCAATATGCAGGGGGCCAAGGTCCGACTGGGGCAGATTGACGAGGAGATCAACGCCCTGGTGACTGGCCGCATCGAGGCCAGTAGAAAGATTGAGGAGTTGAGGGCGGAGAAGGCTGTTATCCAGAGGCTGCTCCGCGCCGCGAATCCTGCCCCTCGCGGGCGACACGCGAAGCGTGAGGGGGGGGAGTCCTAATGGAGTTCCTCCGCAGTCACGCACTCACTATCTGGGTGTGTGTGGGAGTAGCACTGGTACTGCGGTCCCTATGGAGCCTGATGAGAGTGGCATCCCGGGAGGACCGCAGGGCAGTTCGCGAGTTTGAGCGGTGGCAGCAGCGACGCGCCTGCAACGCCACGATGAAAACGCTGGTGGACGACGAGATATCTCCTATCGAGGAGACCCTGGAGGCTCTGGAGGCCGATGAGCAATACACTGAAGAGGCATAAGGCGGTGGCGAAGGCCCGGCGCTGTTTCAAACCGGACCCGCTGCTCCAGCAGAGGGCACTGCGCGCTGCTGAACGCAGGGCTGAGGCCGTGGAGAAGGGGATGGAAAGGAGGGCGCAGATTCGATGACTCCTCGCCTCATTAGTTGGTCGCGCATTCGGATGTATCGGGACTGTCCGCTGAAGTTCCGCCTCTATGAGGATGGGAAGCCGCAAGGGGCGGTCCCGCTGTTCGATGACGGCCTTCGGCTGCACAGGGCGCTCGATGTCTATGTTGGTCACTGCCAGGAGGCAGGACTCACCGAGGACTATGAGTTCGCCGACCAGATGGCGGAGGCTGCTGAGACCCCCCGCCTGCGGCGGGCCATTCGGCAGTTTCCTATCACCATCACCATCAGGCCCGACCTCGTTCCCGCCGGTCTGGAGACCTCGTTCGAGTTGCCCGTAGGAGGGTGGCTCCTGCGGGGCAGGATTGACCGCGTGGAGGTGGAGCCCGACGGCACAGTCCGCATTATAGACTACAAGAGTGGGTTCAGGCCGCAGTACCCCAAGGAGCCGGACCAGCAAC
This genomic window from Chloroflexi bacterium ADurb.Bin180 contains:
- the dnaG_2 gene encoding DNA primase, which encodes MTAAEVKANVVLSDWVGQTVRLRGSSAGWKFGLCPFHDDHHPSFAVHDGEGRWRCWVCGISGDIFDWLQRTEGLTFGEALRRVCDAQGITYKVDRKEEQRREERRAVCETLQSAITYFETCLTDDHRAILRERYNLSDETISAFHLGFAHPGFTEAMAKVGLDKLALRRCGLLNANGRFTLEGRIIVPYFWHKQPVYLSGRRLFDDEADPRFKYLHLPLSDRDPDVSPFIRKVLFNVDRLPRAQKVYVVEGVFDAMALQQRAWLLGSRVAVVSPSGSRLGDQQAALLRSYAPKAEIVIVPDGDQAGLEGAMDTVATLFETAAFPLVWILPVGKDPASLGDAVLDLPPPVTPAHALLRLLGSPSPQEAEELFVTKAVPLLTRYPKTQQDEAIDVVAAGWGMHVQTLRNALRMHERAGVDGIDRSPAGSIILEFFEPLAYRQTECSTSIVLWSRRRETPVHVDLQSMRAAYGALAPHVGDLERILRERLPDVDAKDRHAGLVNAMYQMSRRLPRWEDMQVMRSGLHLASDGSLIIVGQDQILIKQPDAPWRAADGCVHGDKLMMRDFSERRPWFEFSVADANRPLVIPPEDAYELLLAALRKGWGWVAEDDAELWALNCFALTWSTLWDVMPWHHITAPASSGKSTLCEGFLGGRGLFSSMGGPFIVTAAAEEDPTEAAVRAKYSDTMRVLIMDEFEETEKNVQRLLRMMRTSRTGGGSIRGTQEGGFRESFLNNPLILSSIGAVASDADASRLTVTRLAHQRGFPSPPVTVREFWEKRQIDPREVRRSILFGFADRAPEIKAFYRELATQVLPGEELSSPRGKENLLPPIVCAHFLGLDWREVSRRLFHAHTADQQDIDVGSREAAFEDNLLNRSFAFVGSDGRVSPTTVWDLRGAKPEDTVPYGFWWHRKFPHTLYCYGVNLVTRGPLSGLYEPQIRTLNAIMRECPHFVRMEITSRAGGPGTRWCVFDFADLAAEYDSLP